A genomic region of Salvelinus namaycush isolate Seneca chromosome 7, SaNama_1.0, whole genome shotgun sequence contains the following coding sequences:
- the LOC120050982 gene encoding mitochondrial fission regulator 1-like, which yields MSQDNTRIEKNLDFGFSGKAYGSSRSIVRRIATNLPLKPCPRVHFQLNPYTEGGSVLNSAGRQNGLVASLADVVWIDREEEEDENDWFGFGRPRSEAPSGLMFRSHPPQPKQQPLPRRRSLPSLHQAEPEPQGQTRSNDEAIQKISALETELAKLRAQIAQIVLTQEQNAQTPAPGGPPAPGRPAPPCAPPPPPPPLMGFQRSFSVIGLIQERRGKKTDGQTLLDQGPKQAEVPNMLDVLKDICKVKLRPAKSRQEESQAKPSEPTDAASLIANALKRKFAHRYRHNSNEDKEFDFPASELKPFCSEFPKTDKVEVPLVRQYRLKTPAPVVKLHPETPLFGQHMLKSTGQRKLL from the exons GACTTTGGCTTTTCAGGCAAGGCGTATGGGTCCTCGAGGAGTATTGTGAGAAGAATAGCCACCAATCTTCCCCTTAAACCATGCCCCAGGGTCCATTTTCAG CTCAATCCTTACACTGAAGGTGGTAGTGTCCTGAACAgtgctgggagacagaatggactgGTTGCCTCTTTGGCTGATGTCGTCTGGATCgacagggaagaggaggaagatgaaaaTGACTGGTTTGGATTTGGTAGACCGAG GTCAGAAGCACCGTCAGGGCTCATGTTCCGTTCTCACCCACCTCAGCCCAAACAACAACCTTTGCCCAGACGTAGATCATTACCCAGCCTGCACCAGGCCGAGCCAGAGCCCCAGGGTCAAACCCGCAGCAACGATGAGGCCATTCAGAAGATCAGTGCTCTGGAGACGGAGCTGGCCAAACTCAGAGCCCAGATCGCACAGATAGTACTGACCCAAGAGCAGAACGCACAGACACCAG CCCCAGGTGGTCCTCCTGCCCCGGGTCGCCCTGCACCACCCTgcgcccctccccctcctccacccccactCATGGGATTCCAGCGGAGCTTCTCAGTCATTGGCCTCATCCAGGAGCGCCGTGGGAagaagacagacggacagacactgCTGGACCAGGGGCCCAAGCAGGCAGAGGTCCCCAACATGCTGGATGTGCTTAAAGACATCTGCAAAGTCAAGCTGCGCCCCGCTAAGAG CCGGCAGGAGGAGAGCCAAGCCAAGCCTAGTGAGCCCACAGATGCTGCGTCTCTCATCGCTAATGCCTTGAAGCGCAAGTTTGCCCATCGCTATCGCCACAACAGCAATGAGGACAAGGAGTTTGACTTCCCAGCCTCTGAACTGAAACCTTTCTGTTCTGAATTCCCCAAGACCGACAAAGTAGAGGTTCCCCTG GTAAGGCAGTACCGGTTGAAAACCCCAGCCCCTGTAGTGAAACTACACCCAGAGACACCCTTG TTTGGGCAGCACATGTTGAAATCTACTGGCCAGAGAAAGCTCCTCTGA